A window of Primulina huaijiensis isolate GDHJ02 chromosome 9, ASM1229523v2, whole genome shotgun sequence contains these coding sequences:
- the LOC140985383 gene encoding calmodulin calcium-dependent NAD kinase-like, which yields MHGDGGYGERLFAPIAAAASIGLISAVIIHLRHRKEKPAKYDNRLAPLLGRTGSGRLSKIERFSHYLARQMGFEDGNECPQLIKLADEYLKRSKGVDEKIYEYLTDQPNAEEVYVKLVEEFERCIVGYFAFHWSQAPEMINQVLSAHHDQKMLKNFVMAATRKQRFDKITKNLKVTRTFSTLVEELKAIGSITSELNTSSVMAPVTLSERCPVLLLMGGGMGAGKSTVLKDVMKESFWSVAVANAVVVEADAFKETDVIYRALSSSGHHEDMLQTAELVHQSSTDAASSLLVTALNEGRDVIMDGTLSWEPFVEQTITMARNVHKHRYRMGEGYKVADDGTVMENYWVPMEDEREENEVRKPYRIELIGVVCDAYLAVVRGIRRAIQIGRAVRVKSQLKSHKRFASAFPRYCELVDNARLYSTNAPGGPPKLIAWKDGNSKILVDTDEIKCLDSVTNLNDEAECIYELNKDPEQINKPGSVWKDIVLLPTRPSLQQELKSVVKKIETPVS from the exons ATGCACGGGG ATGGAGGTTACGGCGAGAGGCTTTTTGCTCCTATTGCAGCTGCAGCATCCATTGGGTTGATCTCTGCAGTGATAATACATCTCCGGCACCGCAAGGAGAAACCCGCCAAGTATGATAACCGCCTTGCTCCGCTCTTGGGCCGGACGGGGTCCGGCCGCCTTTCCAAGATTGAAAGATTCTCGCATTATCTTG CAAGGCAAATGGGATTTGAAGATGGAAATGAATGCCCACAGTTGATAAAACTAGCGGACGAATACTTGAAAAGATCCAAAGGCGTTGACGAGAAAATATACGAGTATTTGACAGATCAACCAAATGCTGAGGAAGTGTATGTGAAATTAGTTGAAGAATTCGAGAGATGCATTGTAGGATATTTCGCTTTTCATTGGAGTCAAGCTCCTGAAATGATCAACCAG GTATTGAGTGCTCATCATGATCAGAAAATGCTTAAAAATTTTGTGATGGCTGCTACAAG GAAACAAAGGTTCGATAAAATAACAAAGAACTTGAAAGTGACGAGGACTTTCTCCACATTAGTGGAAGAGTTGAAAGCCATTGGCAGCATAACAAGTGAACTGAATACTTCTTCAGTGATGGCACCAGTTACTCTAAGTGAGCGATGCCCGGTTCTTCTACTTATGGGCGGTGGAATGGGAGCCGGCAAGAGCACTGTTCTAAAAGATGTCATGAAAGA ATCATTTTGGTCAGTAGCAGTGGCGAATGCAGTGGTTGTCGAGGCGGATGCGTTTAAAGAGACGGATGTAATATACAGAGCTCTGAGTTCAAGTGGTCATCATGAAGACATGCTTCAAACTGCCGAGCTT GTACATCAATCATCAACTGATGCTGCATCATCACTTCTAGTGACGGCACTCAACGAAGGGCGAGATGTGATCATGGACGGGACCTTATCATGGGAGCCCTTTGTTGAGCAGACGATCACCATGGCAAGGAATGTGCACAAGCACCGGTATAGAATGGGAGAAGGATACAAGGTTGCAGATGATGGCACGGTCATGGAAAATTACTGGGTTCCAATGGAAGACGAGAGAGAAGAAAACGAGGTCAGAAAGCCGTATAGGATTGAGCTAATTGGAGTCGTTTGTGATGCTTATTTAGCTGTCGTCAGAGGTATCAG GAGAGCTATACAAATAGGAAGGGCAGTCCGGGTGAAATCACAGTTGAAATCACACAAGAGATTCGCAAGTGCATTCCCCAGATACTGTGAGCTAGTAGATAATGCAAGATTATACAGTACAAATGCTCCTGGAGGGCCACCAAAG CTGATAGCATGGAAAGATGGCAACAGCAAAATCTTAGTGGACACAGACGAAATCAAGTGTTTGGATTCAGTAACCAATTTGAACGATGAAGCAGAATGTATATACGAGCTTAACAAAGACCCGGAGCAGATCAACAAACCCGGTTCGGTTTGGAAAGATATAGTGTTGCTGCCTACAAGGCCAAGCCTTCAACAGGAGCTCAAAAGTGTGGTCAAGAAGATTGAAACCCCCGTGTCCTAG